Proteins co-encoded in one Campylobacter jejuni genomic window:
- a CDS encoding DNA-deoxyinosine glycosylase — MSEFLTHPFKPFFDKDSKILILGSFPSIKSRQDGFYYQHPRNRFWPILETLFNAKLENITEQQAFLRKKHIALWDVLQSCKIKNSDDKTISYAKANDLSLILSQTKIQAIFTTGQSAYRFFVKFHPHLEAIALPSTSPANLNFSFEQLLQNYEIIKKFTK; from the coding sequence GTGAGTGAATTTTTAACTCATCCTTTTAAGCCTTTTTTTGACAAAGATTCTAAAATCTTAATTTTAGGATCTTTTCCTTCTATTAAATCAAGACAAGATGGCTTTTATTATCAACACCCAAGAAATCGTTTTTGGCCTATACTAGAAACACTTTTTAATGCAAAATTAGAAAATATCACAGAACAACAAGCCTTTTTAAGAAAAAAACATATCGCTCTTTGGGATGTACTTCAAAGTTGCAAGATAAAAAATTCAGATGATAAAACCATAAGTTATGCAAAAGCCAATGATTTAAGCCTGATCCTTTCTCAAACCAAAATCCAAGCCATTTTTACTACAGGACAAAGTGCTTATAGATTTTTTGTTAAATTCCACCCTCACTTAGAAGCCATAGCCCTACCCTCAACTTCTCCTGCAAATTTAAATTTTTCTTTTGAACAGCTTTTACAAAACTATGAAATAATCAAAAAATTTACAAAATAA
- a CDS encoding 2-hydroxymuconate tautomerase family protein, translating to MPFVNIRITKENGEPTTEQKQELIAGVTDLLAKVLNKNKSSTVVIIDEIDTDNYGLGGKSITQVRKEKS from the coding sequence ATGCCTTTTGTAAATATACGCATCACCAAAGAAAACGGAGAGCCTACAACAGAACAAAAACAAGAGCTTATCGCGGGAGTAACGGATTTACTTGCTAAGGTTTTAAACAAAAATAAAAGCTCGACTGTGGTAATTATCGATGAAATCGATACGGATAATTACGGACTAGGTGGAAAAAGCATTACCCAAGTAAGAAAAGAAAAAAGCTAG
- a CDS encoding DUF4230 domain-containing protein yields the protein MEMILFVLVMILLVLLFVVLFRQYKSPKIEEKSTQSFSDIMQLKSIGELSVFQVFSKEIVTKKDSAFNGIWKNLLGWSLSERQIALIFEFEITFLYDLRDKNFDILPLGDDAYKIIMPECRYKHSIIDMKFYDEKNAKFLPFLLPDSINSTGISFSESDKNKLIKEAKDEVKDLSLNLIQNLESKIHKSAKDTLEAIAKGFGAKRVEFEFKDNTQKLDVN from the coding sequence ATGGAAATGATTTTATTTGTTTTAGTGATGATTTTGCTTGTGCTTTTGTTTGTAGTGCTTTTTAGGCAGTATAAAAGCCCTAAAATAGAAGAAAAAAGTACGCAAAGTTTTAGCGATATCATGCAGCTTAAATCCATAGGAGAATTAAGTGTTTTTCAAGTTTTTAGTAAAGAGATTGTTACTAAAAAAGATAGTGCTTTTAATGGAATTTGGAAAAATCTTTTAGGATGGTCTTTAAGTGAAAGACAGATTGCTTTGATTTTTGAATTTGAGATCACTTTCTTGTATGATTTAAGGGATAAAAACTTTGATATTTTGCCTTTAGGGGACGATGCTTATAAGATCATCATGCCAGAGTGTAGATACAAACACAGCATCATAGATATGAAATTTTATGATGAAAAAAATGCTAAATTTTTACCTTTTTTGCTGCCTGATTCTATCAATAGTACGGGGATTAGTTTTAGCGAAAGTGATAAAAACAAACTCATAAAAGAAGCCAAAGATGAGGTTAAAGACTTGTCTTTAAATCTTATCCAAAATTTAGAAAGCAAAATTCATAAAAGTGCTAAGGATACTTTAGAAGCTATTGCTAAAGGTTTTGGAGCTAAGAGAGTGGAATTTGAATTCAAGGATAACACGCAAAAGCTAGATGTAAACTAG
- a CDS encoding MFS transporter: MENFNRTLLVCWFGVFTTSMGLSQIAPILPFYIKELGHVDMSEIAFYSGLAFGITPLFMAVFSPLWAFLGAKYGYKNMLLRASFGMSVFSFAHSALEVVFVRGLTGIISGFTSAAVVFIAVIAPKEKVAYALGTLSTASISGSLLEPLFGGFVAEFFSISAVFDVVAFLITCSFVTIYFFIHGRKIQKEAKKNTQKVKENKTLIIVLFITTFVIQFGIFGVMPILSIYVEQIHQGGNLALWVGIVVAANGISNLFFAPKLGKIADKIGPSKIIFRALIFCGICFYLQAVASNVYTLIFVCLLIGVGLGGLLPCVNALLKKSVSAKNLSVIFGFNQTCQFLGNFCGAFGGGLMASHFSVEFVFTFVCLIFIINAFIFLAFEKKYIFSNQGL, translated from the coding sequence ATGGAAAATTTCAATAGAACTTTGCTTGTGTGTTGGTTTGGTGTTTTTACCACAAGTATGGGGCTTAGTCAAATCGCTCCGATTTTGCCTTTTTATATCAAAGAACTAGGACATGTTGATATGAGTGAGATAGCGTTTTATTCAGGACTTGCTTTTGGGATCACTCCGCTTTTTATGGCTGTTTTTTCACCTTTGTGGGCTTTTTTGGGCGCAAAGTATGGTTATAAAAATATGCTTCTTCGTGCAAGTTTTGGGATGTCCGTTTTTAGCTTTGCTCATAGTGCTTTAGAAGTGGTTTTTGTGCGGGGTTTAACAGGGATAATTTCAGGTTTTACTTCTGCTGCTGTCGTGTTTATCGCCGTGATAGCACCTAAAGAAAAAGTGGCTTATGCTTTAGGAACTCTTTCTACGGCTTCTATAAGTGGAAGTTTACTTGAGCCTTTGTTTGGTGGCTTTGTGGCTGAATTTTTTAGTATTAGTGCGGTTTTTGATGTGGTGGCTTTTTTGATCACTTGTTCTTTTGTGACGATTTATTTTTTCATCCATGGGAGAAAAATTCAAAAAGAGGCGAAGAAAAATACTCAAAAAGTGAAAGAAAACAAAACCCTTATCATCGTTCTTTTTATCACTACTTTTGTGATACAATTTGGTATTTTTGGAGTGATGCCGATTTTAAGTATCTATGTTGAGCAAATTCATCAAGGTGGAAATTTGGCTCTTTGGGTGGGTATAGTGGTGGCTGCAAATGGGATTAGCAATCTTTTTTTCGCACCAAAACTTGGAAAAATCGCTGATAAGATAGGGCCTAGTAAGATTATTTTTAGAGCTTTGATATTTTGTGGAATTTGCTTTTATTTGCAGGCTGTAGCAAGTAATGTTTATACGCTTATTTTCGTGTGTTTGCTTATAGGTGTAGGACTTGGAGGACTTTTGCCTTGTGTGAATGCCTTGCTTAAAAAAAGTGTGAGTGCTAAAAATTTAAGTGTGATTTTTGGTTTTAATCAAACTTGTCAATTTTTGGGAAATTTTTGCGGTGCTTTTGGAGGAGGGCTTATGGCTTCACATTTTAGTGTGGAATTTGTTTTTACTTTTGTGTGTTTGATTTTTATCATTAATGCTTTTATTTTCTTAGCGTTTGAGAAAAAATATATCTTTTCAAATCAAGGTTTATAA
- a CDS encoding low molecular weight protein-tyrosine-phosphatase gives MKKILFICLGNICRSPMAEFIMKDLVKKANLEKEFFISSAGTSGEHDGEGMHYGTKNKLAQLNIEHKNFTSKKLTQKLCDESDFLITMDNSNFKNVLKNFTNTQNKVLKITDFSPSLNYDEVPDPWYSGNFDETYKILSLACKNLLVFLSK, from the coding sequence ATGAAAAAAATACTCTTTATATGCTTAGGCAATATATGCCGTTCACCTATGGCAGAATTTATCATGAAAGATCTTGTCAAAAAAGCAAATTTAGAAAAAGAATTTTTTATAAGCAGTGCTGGAACTTCAGGAGAACACGATGGAGAAGGTATGCACTATGGCACCAAAAACAAACTTGCCCAACTTAACATAGAACACAAAAACTTCACAAGCAAAAAACTCACTCAAAAGCTTTGCGATGAAAGCGATTTTTTAATCACCATGGACAATTCTAACTTCAAAAATGTTTTAAAAAACTTCACCAACACCCAAAACAAAGTTTTAAAAATCACTGATTTTAGTCCTAGTCTAAACTACGATGAAGTCCCTGATCCTTGGTATAGTGGGAATTTTGATGAAACTTATAAAATTTTATCCCTAGCTTGTAAAAATTTACTTGTTTTTTTATCAAAATAA
- the porA gene encoding major outer membrane protein codes for MKLVKLSLVAALAAGAFSAANATPLEEAIKDVDVSGVLRYRYDTGNFDKNFVDNLNLNNSKQDHKYRAQVNFSAAIADNFKAFVQFDYNAADGGYGANGIKNDQKGLFVRQLYLTYTNEDVATSVIAGKQQLNIIWTDNGVDGLVGTGIKVVNNSIDGLTLAAFAVDSFMAAEQGSDLVGANGSAFKVDSIGNLYGAAAVGSYDLAGGQFNPQLWLAYWDQVAFFYALDASYSTTIFDGINWTLEGAYLGNSLDSELDKTYANGNLFALKGSIEVNGWDASLGGLYYGDKEKASTVAIEDQGNIGSLLAGEEIFYTTGSRLNGDTGRNIFGYVTGGYTFNETVRVGADFVYGGTKTEATNHLGGGKKLEAVARVDYKYSPKLNFSAFYSYVNLDQGKNTNESADHSTVRLQALYKF; via the coding sequence ATGAAACTAGTTAAACTTAGTTTAGTTGCAGCTCTTGCTGCAGGTGCTTTTTCAGCAGCTAACGCTACTCCACTTGAAGAAGCGATCAAAGATGTTGATGTATCAGGTGTATTAAGATACAGATACGATACAGGTAATTTTGATAAAAATTTCGTTGACAACTTAAATTTAAACAACAGCAAACAAGATCACAAATATAGAGCACAGGTTAACTTCAGTGCTGCTATAGCTGATAACTTCAAAGCTTTTGTTCAATTTGACTATAATGCTGCTGATGGTGGTTATGGTGCTAATGGAATAAAAAATGATCAAAAAGGACTTTTTGTTCGTCAATTATACTTAACTTATACAAATGAAGATGTTGCTACAAGTGTAATCGCTGGTAAACAACAACTAAACATTATCTGGACTGACAATGGAGTTGATGGTTTAGTAGGAACAGGTATCAAAGTAGTAAACAACAGCATCGATGGTTTAACTCTAGCTGCTTTTGCTGTAGATAGCTTCATGGCTGCAGAACAAGGTTCAGATTTAGTAGGAGCAAACGGTAGTGCATTTAAAGTAGATTCAATTGGAAATCTTTACGGTGCTGCTGCTGTAGGTTCTTATGATCTTGCTGGCGGACAATTCAACCCACAATTATGGTTAGCTTACTGGGATCAAGTAGCATTCTTCTATGCTTTAGATGCATCTTATAGCACAACTATCTTTGATGGAATCAACTGGACACTTGAAGGTGCTTACTTAGGAAATAGCCTTGATAGCGAACTTGATAAAACATACGCTAATGGCAATTTATTTGCTTTAAAAGGTAGCATTGAAGTAAATGGTTGGGATGCTAGCCTTGGTGGTTTATACTACGGTGATAAAGAAAAAGCTTCTACAGTTGCAATCGAAGATCAAGGCAATATTGGTTCTTTACTTGCAGGTGAGGAAATTTTCTATACTACTGGTTCAAGACTAAATGGTGATACTGGTAGAAATATCTTCGGTTATGTAACTGGTGGATATACTTTCAACGAAACAGTTCGCGTTGGTGCTGACTTCGTATACGGTGGAACAAAAACAGAAGCTACTAATCATTTAGGTGGTGGTAAAAAACTTGAAGCTGTTGCAAGAGTAGATTACAAATACTCTCCAAAACTTAACTTCTCAGCATTCTATTCTTATGTGAACCTAGATCAAGGTAAAAACACTAATGAAAGTGCTGATCATAGCACTGTAAGACTTCAAGCTCTTTACAAATTCTAA
- the dnaJ gene encoding molecular chaperone DnaJ — translation MEISYYELLEITQNADKETIKKAYRKMALKYHPDRNQGDKEAEDKFKLVNEAYEVLSNDEKRAIYDRYGKDALKGGGFGSNSSGFGGFEDLGDIFSNFFGEGFGSSSRRRKSSNDEKIPSDFIFNLKLSFKEAVFGCKKNIDFTYKCSCKTCNGTGAKDGKLQTCPKCQGRGQVGVSQGFITFAQTCPDCQGSGEKASEKCSDCKGLGYNESKDSVELNIPEGVDTGMKLRVNAKGNILKNGTRGDMYVKIIAAEDDTFIRDDDDIYIEFPVFFTQAILGESIKVPTIRGEATLNLPKGAKDGQRFVLEKEGVKDVHSSRMGNQIVQISIKFPTSLNDEQKELLEKLSESFGIKDGMHQEQKGLFEKITNWFKS, via the coding sequence GTGGAAATAAGTTATTATGAACTTCTTGAAATCACGCAAAATGCTGATAAAGAAACTATAAAAAAGGCCTATAGAAAAATGGCTTTAAAATACCATCCTGATAGAAATCAGGGCGATAAAGAAGCAGAAGATAAATTCAAGCTTGTTAATGAAGCCTATGAAGTTTTAAGCAATGATGAAAAGCGAGCTATTTATGATAGATACGGAAAAGATGCTTTAAAAGGCGGTGGATTTGGTTCTAATAGCTCAGGTTTTGGTGGTTTTGAGGATTTAGGAGATATATTTTCTAATTTTTTTGGAGAGGGCTTTGGTTCATCATCGCGTCGTAGAAAAAGTTCAAATGATGAAAAAATCCCTTCAGATTTTATCTTTAATTTAAAATTAAGTTTTAAAGAAGCGGTTTTTGGTTGTAAGAAAAATATAGACTTTACTTATAAATGCTCTTGTAAAACTTGTAATGGAACAGGGGCTAAAGATGGAAAACTTCAAACTTGTCCAAAATGTCAAGGTAGGGGACAAGTTGGAGTTTCTCAAGGTTTTATCACTTTTGCACAAACTTGTCCTGATTGTCAAGGAAGTGGAGAAAAAGCTAGTGAAAAATGTAGTGATTGTAAAGGTTTGGGTTATAATGAAAGCAAAGATAGTGTCGAGCTTAATATCCCAGAAGGTGTAGATACAGGTATGAAGCTTCGTGTCAATGCTAAAGGTAATATCTTAAAAAATGGTACTAGAGGGGATATGTATGTTAAGATCATCGCCGCTGAAGATGATACTTTTATCAGAGATGATGATGATATATATATAGAATTTCCAGTGTTTTTTACTCAAGCTATCTTAGGAGAGAGTATAAAAGTACCCACCATACGCGGTGAAGCGACCTTAAATTTACCAAAGGGTGCTAAAGATGGACAAAGATTTGTTCTTGAAAAAGAAGGGGTAAAAGATGTTCATAGTTCTCGCATGGGAAATCAAATCGTTCAAATTTCTATCAAATTCCCAACTTCTTTAAACGATGAGCAAAAAGAACTTTTAGAAAAACTAAGTGAAAGTTTTGGCATCAAAGATGGTATGCATCAAGAGCAAAAAGGGCTTTTTGAAAAAATCACTAATTGGTTTAAATCTTAA
- the racR gene encoding response regulator transcription factor: MINVLMIEDDPDFAQLLSEYLAQFNIKITNFENPKSALNVGIQGYDCLILDLTLPGIDGLEVCREIRQKSNIPIIISSARGDLSDKVVGLQIGADDYLPKPYNPKEMYARIMSLIRRTKRIEHANNENINSAFKIDERRHEITYEDKVLTLTPAEFEILEYLIQQHGYSVSREQLVSRCKNLKDKDSKSLDVIIGRLRVKIGDSSKSPKHIFSVRGIGYKLIG, encoded by the coding sequence ATGATTAATGTGTTGATGATAGAAGATGATCCTGACTTTGCACAATTATTATCTGAATATTTAGCGCAATTTAATATTAAAATCACAAATTTTGAAAATCCTAAAAGTGCTTTAAATGTGGGTATTCAAGGCTATGATTGTCTGATTTTAGATTTAACTTTACCTGGAATTGATGGTCTTGAAGTTTGTAGAGAAATCCGACAAAAAAGCAATATTCCTATTATTATCTCATCAGCTAGAGGTGACTTAAGCGATAAAGTTGTGGGGCTTCAAATCGGCGCTGATGATTATCTACCAAAGCCTTACAATCCAAAAGAAATGTATGCAAGGATTATGAGTCTTATTCGTCGCACAAAAAGAATTGAACACGCTAATAATGAAAATATTAACTCTGCTTTCAAAATCGATGAAAGAAGACATGAGATCACCTATGAAGATAAGGTTTTAACACTTACTCCTGCTGAATTTGAAATTTTAGAATACCTTATCCAACAACACGGATATAGTGTTTCAAGAGAACAGCTTGTAAGTCGCTGTAAAAATCTAAAAGATAAAGATTCTAAAAGCCTTGATGTTATCATCGGTCGCCTAAGGGTAAAAATAGGAGATAGTTCAAAATCTCCAAAACATATTTTTTCTGTTAGAGGTATAGGATATAAACTGATAGGATGA
- the racS gene encoding ArsS family sensor histidine kinase, with the protein MTKNYSIYTKLIILFVVTFFLVCVLFIVLLKIERNAYNEEESLKQENLIKNLLISYENTSGVEIGAYLGNSGFNAIQNPHLVKAIRNNGQSLFKAGGELCTLSSLKYHSNLYFDVQCKDFDSLYEENTSDRVYNLLLIGFFSFSLLVVFMYFSVLRSLEPLKKLRRQVAEVVNGEQPDFLDYREDEVGKIAFEFQKAFKKNQELIQSRQLFLRTIMHELKTPIGKGRIISEMIKEDRQKERLIAIFLRMDSLINEFAKIENLFSKNYNLHFKPSRFSAILEEAKEHLMRDDFNKVVKVDIRYDALINVDMEIFSVILKNLIDNALKYSSNGTCELFCCKECFTIKNPGKPLAEPIEHYLEAFTREKHNQVKGMGLGLYIVSEVCKLHNFDLIYFYDDGKHCFKIFFGDKEK; encoded by the coding sequence ATGACAAAAAATTATTCTATTTATACCAAACTGATTATTTTATTTGTTGTTACTTTTTTCTTGGTTTGTGTGCTTTTTATCGTTCTTTTAAAAATAGAAAGGAATGCCTATAATGAAGAAGAAAGTTTAAAACAAGAAAATCTTATAAAAAATTTACTCATCTCCTATGAAAACACTTCAGGTGTTGAAATAGGAGCTTATCTTGGAAACAGCGGTTTTAATGCTATACAAAATCCCCATCTTGTAAAAGCTATAAGAAATAATGGACAATCACTTTTTAAAGCAGGCGGAGAGCTTTGTACTCTTTCTTCTTTAAAATATCATAGCAATCTTTATTTTGATGTTCAATGTAAAGATTTTGATAGCTTGTATGAAGAAAATACTAGTGATAGGGTTTATAATCTTTTATTGATAGGATTTTTCTCTTTTTCTTTGTTGGTTGTTTTTATGTATTTTTCTGTATTAAGATCCTTAGAACCTTTAAAAAAATTAAGAAGACAAGTTGCCGAAGTTGTAAATGGGGAACAACCTGATTTTCTAGACTATCGAGAAGATGAAGTAGGCAAGATCGCCTTTGAATTTCAAAAAGCTTTCAAGAAAAATCAAGAATTAATCCAATCAAGACAACTTTTCCTAAGAACAATTATGCATGAGTTAAAAACCCCTATAGGAAAAGGGAGAATCATTTCTGAAATGATCAAAGAAGACAGACAAAAAGAAAGACTTATCGCTATATTTTTACGCATGGATTCTTTGATCAATGAATTTGCCAAAATCGAAAATTTATTTTCAAAAAACTACAACTTACACTTTAAACCTAGTCGTTTTAGTGCTATACTTGAAGAAGCTAAAGAGCACCTTATGAGAGATGATTTTAATAAAGTTGTAAAAGTCGATATAAGATATGATGCTTTAATTAATGTTGATATGGAAATTTTCTCTGTAATTTTAAAAAATCTTATCGATAATGCCTTAAAATACTCAAGTAATGGCACTTGTGAGCTTTTTTGTTGTAAAGAATGTTTTACCATTAAAAATCCAGGTAAGCCTTTAGCGGAGCCTATAGAGCATTATCTTGAAGCTTTTACAAGAGAAAAACACAATCAAGTCAAAGGTATGGGACTAGGACTTTATATAGTTTCAGA